The stretch of DNA TTGCTAGTAACATACCTGCTTACTAATACTACTGTTAATAGTCAACATTTGCTGTGTACAACAGAATTACAAAAACAATGTAAATAGTCATTACAAGATGATGCAGTGACTCAGTTCATAGTTAGCAAGTGATCTTGtaaaagttattttaaaaattctaaATGTAGAGAGCAACTTATGCTTGAAAACTAGAACCATTTTCTCtcttaaaggttaactgacagtaAAAGCTTTTATGGCATTAACAGcagcagataacattacagataAGGTTTCCATAATTTTAATCGAACAGCAGGTTTTATCGACATTTTCAAGTCATGAAAATTGACTAAAAGATTTGCTGTCTTTGATATCAATCGGAAACAGCTGGAacgctatataattatattaaaatcactTTGTATTTTGAAATAGACCATCTAAAATTAGTCCAGTCAGAATCCTTAAACGCGGAGCATACATTCAGTCTTAGTTCATAGCTAATATTTACAGACAATTTGGGACAATTCCTATTTATGTGAAGGAAGAATTTCTTACTAATGAACTTCACAAGATCACCACTAGAAAGTTGCTGCGGTACGCATAAACTAGGCACAATTTTTTCAGTATTTGTTGAATCTGCATTGACCTTCCATTATAATTATCTGCTATGTTGGGTAACCATAACAACAATGACTTTTGTTGGCTGCCTTTCCCACACATTTTCCCTATCTTTTTCTTCTATATTCTTAttctatataatttatatttttctcaaagtatgtccgtgtgtcgtatgtctgtctgcattccggatatagctattattagaataactgcagctgggcaacaatgctgatgcaatgtcatggagtaaCGTCactagaagcctagcagcttactggaatttttcattggcaacgtgccaggctaatagcttgaacgtaacagttgtttgacaaagctttaaaacatttacagttgtttttatttttctcttgatttatttcaactacacaaaacacttttctcatgataagtagtttgaaagttagaatgggaaacgttgttatatgttaaatacaaatcaattttctgtccagagtttttattacccgggcaacgtaGCGCAGCTAGTTACATATATCTAATTGCCGTGCTATGTTGGGGGACCATAACAATATAGCACGACAATTAGATACCATAGGAAAAATGTCTAAGAAGGCAGCCAACAAAAGTCATTGTATTTACTGATCATTCCTTGGAAAATGGTTGGCGTTGACATCATAATTCATAAAtctgtgttttgccaaaaaatgactaccgtacttttcggactattaaccgcactcccatatacgccgcatctgctttatttaaaaaaaaaacgatgATATagcaatacataggccgcacctttgtataggctgcagaactcagaacgatgctttttaacacggcagcaactttgctaggTAAAATGGAACTGTGCCATTAGccactgttccgtattaacagacgctttttaacccagtgcctaacggaacagtaccgttggGGATTGTTTCGTTTTTCTTTCACTGcaagaggcgcactaaccggagattccggttaatgcgccctagcggtgaaagcaAAAACCACAGAAttgccgcacccttatataagccgcatggctcaaagcatcagaaaaagtagcggctaaatAGTCCGGAAAGCACGGTACCTTATTTTACAGGCCGGAGATTGCATTGCAAACGTTTTGTCAATGATATTGGGTTTTTGTTCTTCTATAATAAAAATCATTGTTGAAAAATTGAATACCTTTATTATATTGATAAGCTATAATTagctttaattttaaaacactgTCAATCAACCTTTCGGCCCAGTTTTTTATCAAGCTAATTAGTGTATTGAACTAACAGATGTAACAGGTAACGTGCAACAGAACTAACAGGTGCAGTTTTATGCTTTAAACAGCGATCCATGCTTTTTATCCAAAACTCTAGAGAAATAACTTGTGAGTGAATGACGTAAAGAGATATATACTGTACAGCAGATCAATAATCCCTGTTGGTAACCATAAAAATAGACACATGTTATTTCATGCATTTGAAAGCGTAGCAGACCAGTCCAACAGTTAAATTAACTATTTATTAACACATTCATAGTAATCCGCATTACACTTCTGTGTACAGTGCAATTTTCTAAACAAGCTTAAATCACAGTCTATAATAATTTAAACTAACTGCAGCTCAGATATGTACTTGAAGCCCAGCTATCTTGTAATGTACACCAGTCAGCAAAAGCCTTGAGGAACCATCGCTTCAATAAGGTTTATTGCATGCACCCTATCATCTTGATGGGAATACGCTTATAGACTCATATAGACTTTGGTATTTAGGAACAAGCAAAAAATTGAATATACGAACTTACGGGATTTCTCTGAAGTTGATTTCATTTGTTTCATTCTCAGCAAATTGCCCCGGACCACTCAGCATAGCCTTGATGGTGCCAGAGGTGAGGGCATGGTCCCTCTTCACAATGAACTCGTGCCCATCAGATGACACCAACTTTACATACATGGCATCTGGACCTTCGCATCCACCATActacaataatatttaaaataacaaaacaccAAATTCTTAAAAgttgacatacatgtaggtggGCTAAATATACCTCAAGTTGTTGGAAACATGGTTGCCGTCGCTTGTAATTCATACCTAATTTGATGATCTGTACAGAACCAAAcatttagtaataataattcaaTTTGAAGTTTTTGGCACAAATAGCAGACGAATATGATATGTAACATCTTTGACTTTATGGATTGTCTTTTTCATCGTTCTAACCATACACTTTAAACTTTTGATCTGtttcttgaaaataaaaattccCTTAgcttaataaatttaaatattcaaaGTTTACGAAGGAATTTTGCGAACTTGAAAACTTTTAGGGTCTCTTTCTAAACCAGTTGACATTGTGTGCCTAACTGAAACCTTTATTTACGAGTATGAACAACATTACTTTCCTCTTGCTGGTTATATTTTTTTAGGAAAAGAAAGAGACAGTCGGGGAGGTGGTGTTGGGGCCTATATGGCTGTGGCATTGCAGAGAGCGTGGAGGCGAACCCGGTTAGCATATCTGGTACAGAGTCATTGGCTATCGGGTTGCATAGAAAATTGGCAGGTGGTCTTGTTATTACAGTAGTCTAACGCAACCAAGTTCTAATATACATGAATTTCTAGATGAACCAGAGCAGTATCTTCACACAACAAAAGCCTTAAACTTCCAAGCATTCATGGATGACATAATTATCAACATGCTGAAAACGGGGActagcaataaatataaaagtattcTTGCAACATTAAGTTATCATAGTTTAATTAATATTTCCACTCATATTGAGTCATGTATAGATCATACCTGCCTAAACTTTTGAGGAAGATATTTTTTCACCAGGAACAATTAATTACTACTACCATATCAGACCATTTTCCCACCTTTGTCTTAATTGAAGATATCActgaacaattttttaaaatatttcgatATTTAAGAGACCTCAAACACTTTAAAGACAACCAATTTTTAGCACAAGGTCTTAACACAGATTAGTACAAACTTGTATGCTCTCATACTGATGTAAATACTATGCATGATGAATTTTCGAGCAAACTTCAATCAATTTGTGATAAGCATGCCCCTTTTTGCCTATAGCAGTACCCCAGGTCTTCGGGAcaatgtggaaaatgtttatcTGTTACCAACAGACTTGAAGATCCAGTTTGGCAGTGTTGATGGGGATTATGTGGAGGATTTGTTGCGGAGGCTAAATGTGCAAATAAAAAGCTACAGGATCAGATTCAATCCCAGTAAAGCTTGTGAAAATTGCAGCACCTGCTTGAGCTTATCCTCTAGCTCATATTATAAATACAAGCTTACAATTAGGCATATTCCCTGCCAGCCTTAAGATAGCAAAAGTTAAACTTTTGTTTAAGAAGGGTTCACCAAagcttttatcaaattataGACCAATATCTATATTGccagtttttagtaaaatatttgagAAAGGTACTAATGCGCAAAAATGCCAATATTTAGAAAATTACAGCATTCTCTGTAATTTTC from Watersipora subatra chromosome 2, tzWatSuba1.1, whole genome shotgun sequence encodes:
- the LOC137388867 gene encoding elongin-C, which translates into the protein MSDMKEAEVEKYGGCEGPDAMYVKLVSSDGHEFIVKRDHALTSGTIKAMLSGPGQFAENETNEINFREIPSHVLSKVCMYFTYKVRFTNSSTEIPEFPIKPEIALELLMAANFLDC